The DNA sequence ACAGCGGTCCTTTTATTGACGTTCGCGATGTTTCAAAAGCTCATTTACTTGCATTTGAAAACCCCGAATGTGCTGGCCAAAGATTATTTTTGTGTGAGGATGTGTTCTGCTCCCAAGAAGCGCTGGATATCCTGAACGAGGAATTTCCACAGTTAAAAGGCAAGATAGCAACTGGTAATCCTGGCAGCGGTCCAagctttttgaaaaaaaactgttgCAAGTGTGACAACTGCAAGaccaaaaaattattaggATTTGAATTCTATAAGTTTAGAGATTGCATTGTTGATACCGCCTCGCAATTGCtagaagttgaaaatgaaaactaAATTCAAGCTTCAGCAAAAACTTACTCTGATCCTATAATCAAATAAATGTAGACATGTAGCATATAGAAAATGAGTATTTTATGGTTACGGATTCAGAGCGTTTGTAGAATGCGCAGTTAGCATAGTAttactttttcattttgaaaaaaaaaaaattaaacaaagCAATATCTTGACAGATCAGCAAATCTCGGAAGCTTTTGCGCGTGCACGGCAGCTAAAGAATGTTTATAGatacgaagaagaaataaataactaaaaataaattttattgaGAGGGTATGAATGAAAGAGAGCCTCATTATTTATGACCAGCATTTTTATCAGCATCATCTTTCCAGGTCCCGCCAAACATATGCTTTACAAAAGCCATTTTGTCATCGCTTGACTGGGAACCCATTTGTCCCACATCCGGTGAAAAGCTTGTTATTGGTAAGACCATCACATCATCAACAATAACCGGgtctttcaaaaaggaaaagaattCCCAGGGCATTAAGTTTGATGATTGTAAAGAttctgatattttcttataaaATCTTCTTGTTGATTTGGACAGCGCACCGCCATCAAACTCTTCTGCCAATGCGGAAGCGCCATCACTACCTTCTTCGTCGCTCTTGTTTAGGTTCGGGTTGACCAACATGATATCGCTGTTGTGCCGTAGCACATTGTTCATATATTCGAAAATGATATCAGAGAAAATACCTGGGCCCGTCCAATTCATTATATCTGAACCATCAACAttcttgttatttttcaattcggAGTGTTTGTAAGTCTCGTCATCACGTCTTTTGTGCCTATAGTTTACGTTATAATCTTCTTCATACCTCGGATCAATCATTTCACTGACAGGAACTCCCGGGTCTTGTACACTCATCAAAGTAGTTGCAGTAATATTTAAAATCAATTCTCTTAGGATCGGGTGACCTGGCTTGGCCTGGATAGTCCATTGACAAAACTGGATCCTACGAGCATACCATACACTCCAGTCATCTCTGTCCGGATCAGCTTCAATGCCGATAACCAGCCCCGGCTGTTGTGAAATTTTATCGCTTGAGAGAGGTGAGGCTTTTAAGTTTTTATAAGGAATAGGTTTATTCACATCTATTATGTTGTGTAACCATGACTCATTTTGGGAAGGCCATGAATCAATTGGCTTCAAAAGCATAGTATCCATATCTGAGTAAACACCACCCCTTGCAAATAACAATAGGTATCTTAAGAAGTCTGCCTTCAGGATGTTTTTAGGCATCAGTTTGAACGCTTGGACAACTACCGGAACGGGTGCGTAAaggttttccaaaaatggGATAATGGAATCATCCGGAATCAGAGAGTATTGGTAATGCGGCGAAGATGAATCAGCCCATGTCTTTTGATAGGCTCTGAACGTGGAGGGGAAGTCTTTGTTGTCGGTGCTGACTTTCCAGGTCTGCCATACCCTTTGCGGAATGGGAGCCTGAGCGTCGTATGGGAACGCAAACGATAGTTGGTCACGTAAATTATGCAATTGattctctttcttgttAACTGCactttgtttcttcaaatttataTCCTGCGAATGAGAAGTCGTAGGGAGACGGGTCTGCTTGTAATCATTTTTGCTGGGGTAAAACTGAGAAAGCAACCTTTTGTTTGACAAGTGAAACGACAACAAAGAGTAAACAAGAAGTACGGTTACAACTATTGTCTTTGATTTCCTTGTGGCAATCAGGTGGGACAGCTTCCTAGACATgacctctttttttcttatttttatttcctttcccttttcaaattgcTCTTGCTGCTCTTGGAAATGGAAGCGAGATTTTAACTAATGCAACCTGTCCCTATTAAATACAAGAGGATGCAGATGGGAAGAGAGAATGCGGATTGGCGAGAAATAAGGCCGGTATTTGAATGAGACAGACAGTGGCTACCAAGCTACCTTAATGTAGAAGTTTTGACGTTGCTGTCCCTGCAACGtgaaaaatacaaaaaggCGCGTGCAGTTGAGGCCCAGCCAAATCTTTTCGCGGTGGGCCGGCCAGATGATTTAAGCAATTtacccaaagaagaagaaagagaggCGTAAAGACGctagatattttttattattcctTCGCCATATGTCGGAAATCggtataatatatatatattatagATTATTATATAGTAGATTGTGCAATTGGAAGCCGCCTTAGATCGTTaggttgaaaaaaatatcattcaGCTCCTATTTATCCACGACATTGACGTTGTGGGCCTTTAGCTCTTCCTTGACCTTGTTGATGACTTCTGGATCATCGCTGATAGGCTTTGTGTAATCCAGCAGGACAGTGGTCTTATAACCTAGTTCTGCAGCGGAGATGGCGGTGGCTTTAACACAATACTCCAAGGCCACACCGACAATGTAAACCTCGTCCGTGTGATGCTTTTCTAAATACTTATTCATGTCGGTCTTGTGGAAGTTCCAGATGTCATGGAAAGCGGAGTAATACTCACGGTCAGTCAAGAAACCCTTGTCGACGATCTTAATGTGCTTAGTGAGCACCTGGTCCATTATTTGGTCAACCAATTGACTACCCCAGGTGTTTTTCACACAGTGTACGGGCCACAAGATGCCCTCTTGGGTGGAATCATCACCTGGTCTTGGAGAACGGTAGGTGTATGTCGAATATGgttctttatctttatgGTTCTTTGCGAACGAAACATGTCTGGAAGGATGCCAGTCTCTGGTGACCACAATTCTGTGCCAGTCTCTATCAGCATCTTGCATCAAGTCTGAAATAGGATTGATCAATTCCTCACCCTTTGGAACAACCAAGGAACCCAAGGgagaaataaaatcatTCTGCATATCAACAACAATTAAggtcttcattttttttcctatgttttattctttccaccaaatatataagtaattgtaaaagaaatagttGTTTaaagatttcttttctgatTGTATCCAACCATCTACTTGTTAAGAAACTCTATGTGTACaaacataaatatatacagATACTTATATGAGTAGTATATATAGGTTTATTAATAACTATTACCACATCATAGTCGTATCTGGAGACACATACGTATTGGCCGAACAGAAACCCCTGCCCCTTGTagaacttttttcataattCACTTTACCAGTACGTAACACCACGCGCCGCCCCTTTGTGGGGCTTGcccctttttttttttttttttcttttttttttcggaAACATTCCGCGAGCTTTCATTTCCGTCTCAAATGACATTATAATAATGTGCGTGAAAAGCGATACCGTATTTAATGATATTCAATATTCTTCACGAAAACCGTTAGaaatgatatatatatttatatttatatatactaGGAAAAAGACGTTACCCC is a window from the Saccharomyces paradoxus chromosome VII, complete sequence genome containing:
- the OCH1 gene encoding initiation-specific alpha-1,6-mannosyltransferase (Mannosyltransferase of the cis-Golgi apparatus~similar to YGL038C), with protein sequence MSRKLSHLIATRKSKTIVVTVLLVYSLLSFHLSNKRLLSQFYPSKNDYKQTRLPTTSHSQDINLKKQSAVNKKENQLHNLRDQLSFAFPYDAQAPIPQRVWQTWKVSTDNKDFPSTFRAYQKTWADSSSPHYQYSLIPDDSIIPFLENLYAPVPVVVQAFKLMPKNILKADFLRYLLLFARGGVYSDMDTMLLKPIDSWPSQNESWLHNIIDVNKPIPYKNLKASPLSSDKISQQPGLVIGIEADPDRDDWSVWYARRIQFCQWTIQAKPGHPILRELILNITATTLMSVQDPGVPVSEMIDPRYEEDYNVNYRHKRRDDETYKHSELKNNKNVDGSDIMNWTGPGIFSDIIFEYMNNVLRHNSDIMLVNPNLNKSDEEGSDGASALAEEFDGGALSKSTRRFYKKISESLQSSNLMPWEFFSFLKDPVIVDDVMVLPITSFSPDVGQMGSQSSDDKMAFVKHMFGGTWKDDADKNAGHK
- the PNC1 gene encoding nicotinamidase (Nicotinamidase that converts nicotinamide to nicotinic acid~similar to YGL037C) — encoded protein: MKTLIVVDMQNDFISPLGSLVVPKGEELINPISDLMQDADRDWHRIVVTRDWHPSRHVSFAKNHKDKEPYSTYTYRSPRPGDDSTQEGILWPVHCVKNTWGSQLVDQIMDQVLTKHIKIVDKGFLTDREYYSAFHDIWNFHKTDMNKYLEKHHTDEVYIVGVALEYCVKATAISAAELGYKTTVLLDYTKPISDDPEVINKVKEELKAHNVNVVDK